ATCTGCGCCGCCGGTCGGCGGCGGCGATCGCCGCGCTGGACTTTCCCGGCTGCGCGATCGGCGGGCTCAGCGTCGGCGAGTCGAAGGCGCTCACCTGGCCGCTGCTGGAGGCGAGCGTTGCCTGCCTGCCCGCCGATCGGCCGCGGTACCTGATGGGCGTCGGCTCGCCCGAAGACCTGGTCGAGGGGGTGCGCCGCGGCGTGGACATGTTCGACTGCGTGCTGCCCACGCGCCTGGCGCGCAACGGCGCCCTGTTCACGCCGGAGGGCCGGGTGAACATCCGCGCCGCCCGCTTCGCTGCCCAGGACACGCCGCTCGATGCGGACTGCGACTGCTCGACCTGCCGCACCTTCACCGCGGCGTACTTGCACCACCTCTTCCGTTGCGAGGAACTGCTCGGCTACCGGCTGGCCACGATCCACAACCTGCGCTTCTTGATTCGCCACATGCAGCGCATGCGCACCGCAGTCCTTGGCGGCGGCTTCGCGGCCTACGCCGAAGACTTCCTCGCCCGTTACCGCGTGGTTGATGAATCGGTGCGCCAGGAGCAGCGCCGCCGCTGGTCCGCGGCGCGCGCGGCGAACTCCGCGCCAGATCGATCGAGTCGACGTTGATCGTTCCCTGTTGTTCCTATCCCTGTACGGCGTGACAGCAGAAATTCCGTTCGGGTAGTATGGCGCCCAGCGTTATGTGGATCCTTCGCCGGTGACGGCCGAACGCGGTGAACGCCGCGAGCAGACGTTGCACGCGATCGTGCATGGCCGCGTGCAGGGCGTCGGCTACCGCGACTTCGTGCAGCGCACGGCACAACGGCTCGGCATCAGCGGCTGGGTGCGCAACCGCGACGACATGCGCTCGGTCGAAGTGGAGGCGAGCGGCGAACGCGTGGCGCTGGAGCGGCTGGTCGAACGGCTGCGCGAAGGACCGCGGCTGGCCTACGTCACGGAGTTGGAAACGGCCTGGTCCGAAGGCGGCAGGCAAGTTTCGGGCTTCGAGATCCGATACTGATCGCAACCGAAGGAGCTGCGACGAC
This portion of the Dehalococcoidia bacterium genome encodes:
- the tgt gene encoding tRNA guanosine(34) transglycosylase Tgt: MIAFRLEAGGDGPRAGTLTTPHGEVPTPVFMPVGTQATVKTLTPADLREIGATIILGNSYHLYLRPGAERIAAAGGLHRFMAWDGPILTDSGGFQVFSLGGLRSLDDAGATFRSHLDGSEHRLTPESVVQAEERIGADIIMALDECPPADADRAHAEAATERTHRWAERCRATHTTDSALFGICQGGMFPDLRRRSAAAIAALDFPGCAIGGLSVGESKALTWPLLEASVACLPADRPRYLMGVGSPEDLVEGVRRGVDMFDCVLPTRLARNGALFTPEGRVNIRAARFAAQDTPLDADCDCSTCRTFTAAYLHHLFRCEELLGYRLATIHNLRFLIRHMQRMRTAVLGGGFAAYAEDFLARYRVVDESVRQEQRRRWSAARAANSAPDRSSRR
- a CDS encoding acylphosphatase, with the protein product MTAERGERREQTLHAIVHGRVQGVGYRDFVQRTAQRLGISGWVRNRDDMRSVEVEASGERVALERLVERLREGPRLAYVTELETAWSEGGRQVSGFEIRY